The Rhodothermus profundi genome segment AAGGACAGCACGGCATCTATGACCTGAAGACGGCGCTGGAAATGGCCCGCCAGCGCGGGCTGGATCTGGTAGAAATTGCGCCGAATGCAAACCCTCCGGTTTGCAAGATCATTGACTACGGCAAATTCCGCTACGAGCAGCAAAAAAAGGAAAAAGAGGCGCGTCGGAAGCAACATGCCCAGCAGATTAAAGAGATTCGCTTTCGCCCTCACACCGACACCCATGACTTTGAGTTTAAAACGCGTCATGCCCGCCATTTTCTGGAAGACGGGCACAAAGTAAAAGCCTGGGTGCAGTTCCGGGGACGCGACATTCTCTACCAGGATGCCGGCCTGGACCTGTTGCGTCGCTTCATCGAAGCGCTCCAGGATGTGGCCAAAATCGACCAGCCGCCTAAGATGGAGGGGCGACGCATGACAGTTATTCTTTCGCCTACCCGGAAAAAGTGAGCGTTTCACCAGAAATTCCCGCGCCTTCCATGTAAGGTTCGGCATATTGGCTTGCCGAATAGAAGGACGGGGTCGTATAATGGAAGACTCTGTTGATTCTATCGAGCTTGCGTAGCCTGGACGAAAGCTATGCCAAAAGTCAAAACAAACAGCGGTGCCAAGAAGCGGTTCAAGGTGACCGCCACCGGCAAGATTAAGCGGCGGCGGGCGTTTCACAGCCACCTGTTAACCAAAAAGTCCAAAAAGCGGAAGCGTCGCCTGCGCCAGGGCGCACTGGTTGACGCCACGGATGTGGGACGTATCCGGCGTCTGCTACACATTGGAGCTAAAGGATAAGCCAAGCAGGGAAAAGCACCATGCCACGGGCTACGAATAAAGTTGCGGCGCGCCGCCGGCGGAAAAAAATTTTGAATATGGCCAAGGGATACTGGGGCCGGCGGAGTAAAATTTACACCATCGCTAAGCACGCGGTTGAAAAGGCGCTGCAGTATGCGTACCGCGACCGCCGTCAGCGCAAACGCCAGTTTCGGCGGCTGTGGATCATCCGTATCAATGCAGCCGCACGCCTGAACGGAACCACCTACTCCCGGTTCATGGGAGCGGTGCGCAAAGCCAACATTCAGCTAAACCGCAAGGTCCTGGCCGACCTGGCGGTCAATGATCCGAACACCTTCAGGCAGATTGTTCGTGCTGTTTCGTCATGAAACAGGTGGGATCCACCCGATTTTTTAGCGTTCGCGCCACTGGCCTGTAACCGGGGCGCTGAACGTCATGCAAGTATTCCTGCCCGCCCCTGTTACAGGTCGGCGGGCTTTCTTATTCCGCAGGTACGCCATGGCTACCCACTCCATGCAGGAAGAACTGGAGGCGCTGCGTCACGCTATTGAGAATACGCCCATCGACTCCGAAGAGGAGGCCGAAGCCTTTCGCATTCGCTTTCTGGGGCAGCGAAGCGGCCAGATCACCCACCTGTTCAAGCGCATCCGGGAAGCTCCCCCGGAAGAACGCCCGCGCATTGGTCAGCAATTGAACGCGCTGAAGCGGCTGGCCGAACAACGGCTGGAGGCGGCCCGTGCTCGCCTGCAGCAAGCCGCCCGTCCGCGCCTGGAAATACCAGACCTGACGCTACCGGGACGCCGCGCGTTCACTGGCTCCCTCCATCCCCTGACGCAGACCCTGGACGCTATCGTGCGGGTCTTTGAACAACTGGGCTTTTCCGTAGCCGAAGGCCCGGAAATTGAAGACGACTGGCACAACTTTACCGCACTCAACTTCCCGCCCGATCATCCAGCCCGCGACATGCAGGACACGTTCTTCCTGCGTCAGGGACCCTCCTACCGGGACGCCGTCGTGCTCCGCACGCACACGTCACCGGTGCAGATTCGCGTCATGGAGCAAATGGCGCCTCCCATTCGCATTATTGCGCCAGGACGGGTCTACCGCAACGAAGCCGTCTCCTACAAGTCGTTCTGTCTGTTTCATCAGGTCGAGGGGCTCTACGTAGACCGCAACGTGTCGATGGGCGACCTGAAACAAGTGCTCTATCTGTTTGCTCGAGCGCTTTTCGGCGAAGACGTGCGCATGCGCTTCCGCCCCAGCTTCTTCCCATTTACTGAACCCAGCGCCGAAGTAGACATCTGGTGGCCCCTGCCCGATCATCCAGATGGCGGCCGCTGGATGGAGATTCTAGGCTGCGGCATGGTACACCCCAATGTGTTCCGAGCCGTAGGCATCGACCCGGAGCAGTACACCGGGTATGCCTTCGGCATGGGCGTTGAACGCATCGCCATGCTGCGCTATGGCATCGACGACATCCGTCTGTTTTACGAAAACGATCTGCGTTTCCTGGAGCAGTTTTAAACAATGAAACTCTCCTACCGCTGGCTGCAACAATACATCGCGCTCGAGCTGTCGCCTTCGGAGCTGGCCGAAGCCCTGATTGGCCTGGGCCTGGAGGTTGAAGCCGTCGAACCTCTGGGGACCGACCTGAATGGTGTGGTAATCGGCCGGGTGCTGGAAGTGCATCCCCATCCTAATGCAGACCGGCTGCGCATCTGCCAGGTCGATCTGGGCCACAACCAGTCCGTATCCATCGTATGCGGCGCTCCCAACGTAGCCGCCGGACAGAAAGTCGCCGTAGCTACGCCCGGCACAACGCTGTTGCTGAGCGACCGAGAGGGAAACCGCCAGCCCATAACCATCCGCAAAACCAAAATTCGTGGAGCAGTCTCCGAAGGCATGATCTGTGCAGAGGACGAACTGGGCCTCTCGGACGACCATAGCGGCATCCTGGTGCTGCCAGACGACGCTCCGGTGGGCCACCCCTTTGTGGAATACCTGCAACAGCAGCGGCTCATCGTACCGGACTATCAGTTGGAAATTAGTCTGACACCCAACCGAGCGGATGCCGCTAGCCATCTGGGAGTGGCCCGCGACCTTTCGGCCCTACTCGACCGACCGCTCCATCGCCCTGAGGTCGCCCTGCCTGAACCGGGAGGAGAAGCATCCCGTCAGGTACAGGTAACCATTGATGCTCCAGAGGCCTGTCCCCGTTACGTAGCCCTGCTGGTACGCAACGTGCGCGTGGGTCCCTCGCCCCTCTGGTTACGCCAGCGCCTGGCAGCAATTGGCCTGCGCTCAATCAACAACGTGGTCGAT includes the following:
- the infC gene encoding translation initiation factor IF-3, which codes for MVKVGVSINQTRVRAIAKANKFRVNEEIRAPRVRVVDPEGQHGIYDLKTALEMARQRGLDLVEIAPNANPPVCKIIDYGKFRYEQQKKEKEARRKQHAQQIKEIRFRPHTDTHDFEFKTRHARHFLEDGHKVKAWVQFRGRDILYQDAGLDLLRRFIEALQDVAKIDQPPKMEGRRMTVILSPTRKK
- the rpmI gene encoding 50S ribosomal protein L35 encodes the protein MPKVKTNSGAKKRFKVTATGKIKRRRAFHSHLLTKKSKKRKRRLRQGALVDATDVGRIRRLLHIGAKG
- the rplT gene encoding 50S ribosomal protein L20, with the protein product MPRATNKVAARRRRKKILNMAKGYWGRRSKIYTIAKHAVEKALQYAYRDRRQRKRQFRRLWIIRINAAARLNGTTYSRFMGAVRKANIQLNRKVLADLAVNDPNTFRQIVRAVSS
- the pheS gene encoding phenylalanine--tRNA ligase subunit alpha — protein: MQEELEALRHAIENTPIDSEEEAEAFRIRFLGQRSGQITHLFKRIREAPPEERPRIGQQLNALKRLAEQRLEAARARLQQAARPRLEIPDLTLPGRRAFTGSLHPLTQTLDAIVRVFEQLGFSVAEGPEIEDDWHNFTALNFPPDHPARDMQDTFFLRQGPSYRDAVVLRTHTSPVQIRVMEQMAPPIRIIAPGRVYRNEAVSYKSFCLFHQVEGLYVDRNVSMGDLKQVLYLFARALFGEDVRMRFRPSFFPFTEPSAEVDIWWPLPDHPDGGRWMEILGCGMVHPNVFRAVGIDPEQYTGYAFGMGVERIAMLRYGIDDIRLFYENDLRFLEQF